In Quercus robur chromosome 10, dhQueRobu3.1, whole genome shotgun sequence, a genomic segment contains:
- the LOC126702195 gene encoding pterocarpan synthase 1-like, protein MATSFSPKILTNIFLVLVVTAAMYAAKATDHKETKLSFYLHDIAAFGDPKATTIAVAGIAGKAWTFTQFGTVYVVDDNITKTPDPKSPKVAQFQGLYVTAALDGLRAFATASILFTNEEYNRSTIQIQGTNQDPDTEVAVVGGTGKFRFARGYATSKIYFLDTATQHSVVQLNVTVQTS, encoded by the coding sequence ATGGCAACAAGCTTTTCACCAAAAATTCTTACCAATATCTTCTTGGTATTGGTCGTAACCGCGGCCATGTATGCAGCCAAAGCTACGGACCATAAAGAAACCAAGCTATCCTTTTACCTTCATGACATCGCAGCCTTCGGCGACCCCAAAGCCACGACGATCGCAGTTGCAGGCATTGCTGGAAAGGCTTGGACATTCACCCAATTTGGCACCGTCTATGTCGTCGACGACAATATCACCAAAACCCCAGATCCAAAGTCACCCAAAGTTGCGCAATTTCAAGGCCTGTACGTGACAGCCGCATTGGATGGGTTGCGTGCATTTGCTACGGCATCAATACTGTTCACAAATGAAGAGTACAACAGAAGCACCATACAAATACAAGGTACTAATCAGGATCCTGATACAGAGGTTGCAGTGGTGGGCGGGACTGGGAAATTCCGATTTGCTAGGGGCTATGCAACTTCTAAGATATATTTCTTGGACACTGCTACCCAACACTCGGTTGTCCAGTTGAATGTCACGGTGCAAACTAGTTGA